The proteins below are encoded in one region of Pontibacter deserti:
- a CDS encoding N-acyl-D-amino-acid deacylase family protein, which produces MNYDLLITGATIHDGTGKAPYVADVWVKDDEIILIGKHNATSYTAKNIINGSGLILTPGFIDAHAHGEPFKTPAFDNFLSMGVTTICLGQDGFSPDLSEDSYTSGEALGNWMNRVDELQPGVNIVMFVGHNTIRMQSGTKYKPEPTEEDLTEMEQLLHEGMDLGCFGMTTGLEYNPGFNCQTPELDRLAKIVGERGGMIMSHMRSENDATIIPAIEELLSQGQYCPVQISHIKVVYGKGTSRAEEICKLLDNARDNGIKASADFYPYTASYTSIEILFPDWAKLPYDYEEVKASRGEELKQFLKSKIEQRNGPEATLLGTGPFKGKTLGQIAIELDKPFEEVLRDNIGPYGAFGAYFIMDEALQDTLLQYPYTMLCTDGSPFMNHPRSFGSFAKMIETFVLKKQLFSLEEGIRKMTGLTAETIGIPDRGFIKPGYKADLLLFDPTEIKANATFENPMQLSTGFRYVIVNGKVVKEQESFTGERNGRVLRKPQL; this is translated from the coding sequence ATGAACTACGATCTGCTGATAACAGGTGCAACTATACACGATGGAACAGGAAAAGCTCCTTACGTTGCCGATGTGTGGGTAAAAGATGATGAGATCATACTGATCGGGAAACACAATGCAACTTCTTATACCGCAAAAAATATTATCAACGGCAGCGGACTTATACTTACTCCAGGTTTTATTGATGCCCATGCCCATGGTGAGCCTTTTAAAACTCCTGCGTTCGATAATTTTCTGTCGATGGGTGTAACTACTATTTGCCTTGGTCAGGATGGCTTCAGCCCCGACCTGAGCGAAGACAGCTATACTTCCGGTGAAGCCTTAGGCAATTGGATGAACCGCGTGGATGAACTACAGCCGGGCGTGAACATTGTGATGTTTGTGGGCCATAACACGATCCGGATGCAATCGGGGACAAAGTATAAACCTGAGCCTACCGAGGAAGATCTTACCGAAATGGAGCAACTGCTGCACGAAGGTATGGATCTGGGCTGTTTTGGGATGACGACCGGGCTGGAATATAACCCCGGCTTTAACTGCCAGACACCGGAACTCGACAGGCTGGCGAAGATTGTTGGCGAACGAGGCGGTATGATCATGAGCCACATGCGTTCGGAGAACGACGCAACTATAATTCCTGCCATAGAGGAGCTACTATCTCAGGGCCAGTACTGCCCAGTTCAGATATCGCACATAAAAGTGGTTTATGGCAAAGGCACCAGCCGCGCCGAAGAAATATGTAAGTTGTTGGATAATGCCCGCGACAACGGCATCAAAGCATCAGCAGATTTCTACCCTTATACTGCCAGTTATACTTCCATCGAGATCCTTTTCCCCGATTGGGCCAAATTGCCTTATGATTATGAAGAAGTAAAAGCGAGTCGTGGCGAAGAGTTAAAACAATTTCTGAAAAGTAAGATCGAACAGCGCAATGGCCCTGAAGCTACCTTACTGGGAACAGGTCCATTTAAAGGCAAAACGTTGGGACAAATTGCTATTGAGCTGGATAAACCTTTTGAAGAAGTGTTGCGCGATAACATTGGCCCTTATGGTGCTTTCGGCGCTTATTTTATAATGGATGAAGCCCTTCAGGATACTCTATTGCAATATCCTTACACTATGCTTTGCACCGATGGCAGCCCTTTTATGAACCATCCGCGTAGCTTTGGTTCTTTTGCTAAAATGATAGAGACCTTTGTGCTAAAAAAGCAGCTTTTCTCATTGGAAGAAGGCATACGTAAAATGACCGGCCTCACCGCCGAAACTATAGGCATACCAGATCGTGGCTTTATAAAACCAGGCTACAAAGCAGACCTGTTACTCTTCGACCCTACTGAAATAAAAGCGAACGCTACTTTCGAAAACCCGATGCAGCTTTCAACAGGTTTCAGGTATGTGATTGTTAATGGCAAAGTGGTGAAGGAACAGGAAAGCTTTACCGGGGAACGAAACGGCCGTGTGCTGCGAAAGCCTCAACTATAA
- a CDS encoding pseudouridine synthase, translated as MTHRHFIVHKPYGYLSQFVCEHKNKKMLGELHDFPEGTMAIGRLDEDSEGLLLLTTNGKVSEQVRSKHIEKEYYAQVDGLITDEAIKLLQEGVEIGIGGDKYKTLPCAAFRLEQDPGFPQRSRKIRDDRHGPTSWVSITLTEGKNRQVRKMTAAAGFPTLRLVRVRIGGIQLGELQSGKVVEAGDFSMINGPAYSLELSN; from the coding sequence ATGACACACCGCCATTTTATAGTACATAAGCCCTATGGCTACCTGAGTCAGTTTGTTTGCGAGCATAAAAACAAAAAAATGCTTGGCGAGCTACACGATTTTCCGGAAGGCACAATGGCTATAGGCAGACTGGATGAAGACAGTGAAGGCTTATTATTGCTCACCACTAATGGCAAAGTAAGCGAGCAGGTACGTAGCAAACATATCGAAAAAGAATACTATGCCCAGGTAGATGGCCTGATAACTGACGAAGCGATAAAACTATTGCAGGAAGGTGTAGAGATTGGCATTGGTGGTGACAAGTATAAAACGCTGCCTTGCGCCGCCTTCAGGCTGGAACAGGACCCCGGGTTTCCGCAACGCAGCCGTAAAATTCGCGACGACCGCCATGGGCCTACCAGCTGGGTTTCCATTACTTTAACTGAGGGCAAAAACCGACAGGTTCGTAAAATGACTGCTGCTGCCGGCTTTCCGACGCTACGTTTGGTTAGAGTCAGGATAGGTGGCATTCAGTTAGGTGAGTTGCAGTCCGGGAAAGTAGTGGAAGCTGGAGATTTTTCGATGATAAATGGGCCGGCTTATAGTTTAGAGTTAAGCAATTAA